A DNA window from Amycolatopsis sp. DSM 110486 contains the following coding sequences:
- a CDS encoding GNAT family N-acetyltransferase: MRRCALDAVEVEMLPQSAAADEVPAAEVAALVNAVYSTAEAGLWAGDADRTSAAEVAGLVAAGEIAVARQAGHVVGCVRVRTVADGVGEFGLLAAAPQQQGAGIGRELVRFAEDRCRALGRRRMQLELLVPRSFTHPSKEFLAAWYTRLGYRIEEKSTIEEAHPHLAPLLATQCDFLVYRKDL, translated from the coding sequence ATGAGGAGGTGCGCCCTGGACGCAGTCGAGGTCGAGATGCTGCCGCAGTCCGCCGCGGCCGACGAGGTGCCGGCAGCCGAGGTCGCCGCACTGGTGAACGCCGTCTACTCGACCGCCGAGGCCGGCCTGTGGGCGGGCGACGCGGACCGGACGAGCGCGGCCGAGGTGGCCGGGCTCGTCGCGGCCGGCGAGATCGCCGTGGCGCGCCAGGCGGGCCACGTGGTCGGTTGCGTGCGCGTGCGGACGGTCGCCGACGGCGTGGGCGAGTTCGGCCTGCTGGCCGCCGCGCCGCAGCAGCAGGGCGCGGGCATCGGGCGTGAGCTGGTGCGGTTCGCCGAAGACCGCTGCCGTGCGCTGGGCCGGCGGCGGATGCAGCTCGAGCTGCTGGTGCCGCGGTCGTTCACGCACCCGTCGAAGGAGTTCCTCGCCGCCTGGTACACGCGGCTGGGCTACCGCATCGAGGAGAAGTCGACGATCGAGGAGGCCCACCCGCACCTCGCGCCGCTGCTGGCGACGCAGTGCGACTTCCTCGTGTACCGCAAGGACCTCTGA
- a CDS encoding histidine phosphatase family protein encodes MTTRLDWVGLLRHGQSTGNVAREAAEAAGREVIDIAERDADVPLSELGLRQARAAGEWLAGEPPQLVVASPYRRALDTARVALDVAAAGGVEVPGGLRADERLRDRELGVLDLLTSRGVAERWPDELRRKQRLGKFYYRPPGGESWADVVLRVRSLLADLSAETPGLRVLFVAHEVTVFALRYVLEGVPEPDLLAAAARTDIPNASVSTWERGHDGGFRMTVAQDVGHLVDVPLV; translated from the coding sequence GTGACGACACGACTGGACTGGGTCGGCCTGCTGCGCCACGGGCAGAGCACCGGCAACGTCGCGCGCGAGGCCGCCGAGGCCGCGGGCCGCGAGGTCATCGACATCGCCGAGCGCGACGCCGACGTGCCGCTGAGCGAGCTGGGCCTGCGCCAAGCGCGGGCGGCGGGGGAGTGGCTCGCGGGTGAGCCGCCGCAGCTCGTGGTGGCCTCGCCTTACCGGCGCGCCCTGGACACGGCCCGCGTCGCCCTCGACGTGGCCGCCGCCGGGGGCGTGGAGGTCCCCGGCGGCCTGCGCGCCGACGAGCGCCTGCGCGACCGCGAACTCGGCGTCCTCGACCTGCTCACCAGCCGCGGCGTCGCCGAACGTTGGCCCGACGAACTACGCCGCAAGCAGCGCCTCGGCAAGTTCTACTACCGTCCACCCGGCGGCGAGTCCTGGGCTGACGTCGTCCTGCGCGTTCGCTCGCTGCTCGCCGACCTGAGCGCCGAGACACCGGGCCTGCGCGTGCTGTTCGTGGCGCACGAGGTGACGGTGTTCGCACTGCGCTACGTGCTGGAAGGCGTGCCCGAGCCGGACCTCCTGGCCGCAGCCGCCCGCACCGACATCCCCAACGCGTCGGTCAGCACCTGGGAACGCGGCCACGACGGCGGCTTCCGGATGACGGTTGCGCAGGACGTCGGGCACCTCGTCGACGTGCCGCTGGTGTGA
- a CDS encoding SDR family NAD(P)-dependent oxidoreductase encodes MKLDLDGRTALVTGSTQGIGAAIAAGLAKAGARVVVNGRGDAGVAQAIGELENQVPGGEFVAGAGDVTTDEGARQVLDRAGRVDVLVNNLGIFGAQEPLEITDDEWRRYFEVNVLAAVRLTRLTLPAMTEQGWGRVLNIASDSAVVIPAEMIHYGMSKTALLGVSRGFAKAAAGTGVTVNSVIAGPTHTGGVEDFVYQLVDENLPWEQAQREFMKTHRPQSLLQRLIEPEEIANLVVYLSSPLASATTGGALRVDGGYVDSILP; translated from the coding sequence ATGAAGCTCGACCTCGACGGCAGGACGGCGCTCGTCACCGGGTCCACGCAGGGGATCGGCGCGGCGATCGCCGCGGGGCTCGCGAAGGCGGGTGCGCGCGTGGTGGTGAACGGGCGCGGCGACGCGGGCGTCGCGCAGGCGATCGGGGAGCTCGAGAACCAGGTGCCGGGGGGCGAGTTCGTGGCCGGGGCCGGCGACGTGACCACCGACGAAGGCGCGCGCCAAGTCCTCGACCGTGCGGGGCGCGTCGACGTCCTCGTGAACAACCTCGGCATCTTCGGCGCGCAGGAGCCGCTGGAGATCACCGACGACGAGTGGCGGCGCTACTTCGAGGTCAACGTGCTCGCGGCCGTGCGGCTGACGCGCCTGACGCTGCCCGCGATGACCGAGCAGGGCTGGGGCCGCGTGCTCAACATCGCGAGCGACTCGGCCGTCGTGATCCCCGCCGAGATGATCCACTACGGCATGTCGAAGACGGCGCTGCTGGGCGTGTCGCGCGGCTTCGCCAAAGCGGCGGCGGGGACGGGCGTCACGGTCAACTCCGTGATCGCCGGTCCCACGCACACCGGAGGCGTCGAGGACTTCGTTTACCAGCTCGTGGACGAGAACCTGCCGTGGGAGCAGGCGCAACGGGAGTTCATGAAGACCCACCGCCCCCAGTCGTTGCTGCAGCGGCTGATCGAGCCGGAGGAGATCGCGAACCTCGTGGTGTACCTGAGCTCACCGCTCGCCTCCGCCACCACCGGCGGCGCCCTCCGCGTCGACGGCGGCTACGTCGACTCGATCCTTCCGTAA
- a CDS encoding three-helix bundle dimerization domain-containing protein, which produces MTHQGMDDLMVKGEEESFSALKSRLVDEYGSAREPEINRTITAQRQHFDDAGVRSFLPVLVERQVRDRLGEPRGR; this is translated from the coding sequence ATGACCCACCAGGGCATGGACGACTTGATGGTGAAGGGCGAAGAGGAGAGCTTCTCCGCGCTGAAGTCACGGCTCGTCGACGAGTACGGCAGCGCGCGCGAACCCGAGATCAACCGCACGATCACCGCACAGCGGCAGCACTTCGACGACGCCGGCGTGCGCAGCTTCCTGCCCGTGCTCGTCGAGCGCCAGGTGCGCGACCGGCTCGGTGAGCCCCGAGGGCGCTGA
- a CDS encoding sugar phosphate isomerase/epimerase, with protein sequence MGKPSVQLYSVRDAFAADPADTLRRLAAIGFTQVEPYGVVENVAALGAGLPANGLTAPTAHAKLIGEDQHAVFAAAKQLGIAVVIDPLVKPEQWQNAADITATAEALNAAAKVAEEHGVQVGYHNHWWELESRIDGRHAFEVFADQLDPAVALEVDAYWATAGGANAPELLARLGSRVHAIHVKDGALATDAAGQVPAGQGSVPLPEVLAAAPDALRVVEFDRYDGDIFEGIAASFAYLTEGAK encoded by the coding sequence ATGGGCAAGCCTTCCGTGCAGCTGTACTCGGTCCGCGACGCGTTCGCGGCCGACCCGGCGGACACCCTGCGGCGCCTCGCCGCGATCGGGTTCACCCAGGTCGAGCCGTACGGTGTCGTCGAGAACGTGGCCGCGCTCGGCGCCGGTCTGCCGGCCAACGGGCTGACCGCCCCGACGGCCCACGCGAAGCTCATCGGCGAGGACCAGCACGCCGTGTTCGCCGCGGCGAAGCAGCTCGGCATCGCCGTGGTCATCGACCCGCTCGTGAAGCCCGAGCAGTGGCAGAACGCCGCGGACATCACGGCCACCGCGGAAGCGCTCAACGCCGCCGCGAAGGTCGCCGAGGAGCACGGCGTGCAGGTCGGCTACCACAACCACTGGTGGGAGCTGGAGTCGCGGATCGACGGCCGCCACGCGTTCGAGGTGTTCGCCGACCAGCTCGACCCGGCCGTCGCGCTGGAGGTCGACGCCTACTGGGCCACGGCGGGCGGGGCGAACGCGCCCGAGCTGCTCGCCCGGCTCGGCTCCCGGGTGCACGCCATCCACGTGAAGGACGGCGCGCTCGCCACCGACGCGGCCGGTCAGGTCCCGGCGGGCCAGGGCAGCGTCCCGCTCCCCGAGGTTCTCGCCGCGGCGCCCGACGCGTTGCGCGTGGTGGAGTTCGACCGTTACGACGGCGACATCTTCGAAGGCATCGCCGCCAGCTTCGCTTACCTCACCGAGGGCGCGAAGTGA
- a CDS encoding Gfo/Idh/MocA family protein — protein sequence MTSGPVGVGLIGAGVISDTYLENLTGFPDVRVLSVADLDVARAQAQAAKHGVPHGETVAELLANPEIELVVNLTIPAAHVEVGLAALEAGKSVWAEKPLALDRQTGRKLLDRAREKGLRVASAPDTVLGAGLQTARRAIEAGRIGEPRTALALFQTPGPESWHPAPEFLFQHGGGPLLDMGPYYLTQLVQLFGPIRKVTGAGGRARDTRVIGSGPRAGTEFAVTVPTTVTALVEFTRGGSAQIVLSFDSALARTGFVEVSGALGTAVLPDPNRFDGPTKLHLLGAAEPEALAPQGHAASRGTGALELARAIRAGVPERASGELAYHVLDAMLAIDESITRGQSVEVASTVEVPPALPGGWDPYARTL from the coding sequence GTGACCAGCGGCCCCGTCGGCGTCGGCCTGATCGGCGCGGGGGTCATCAGCGACACCTACCTCGAGAACCTCACGGGCTTCCCCGACGTGCGGGTGCTCTCCGTCGCCGACCTGGATGTGGCCCGCGCGCAGGCGCAGGCGGCGAAACACGGTGTGCCGCACGGGGAAACCGTCGCGGAGCTGCTGGCGAACCCCGAGATCGAGCTGGTCGTGAACCTCACGATCCCGGCCGCGCACGTCGAGGTCGGCCTCGCGGCGCTGGAGGCGGGCAAGAGCGTGTGGGCAGAGAAACCGCTCGCGCTCGACCGCCAGACGGGCCGCAAACTGCTCGATCGCGCGCGGGAGAAGGGTTTGCGCGTGGCGAGCGCGCCGGACACCGTGCTCGGCGCCGGCCTGCAGACGGCACGGCGCGCGATCGAGGCCGGCCGCATCGGCGAACCGCGCACGGCGCTGGCGCTGTTCCAGACGCCGGGACCGGAGAGCTGGCACCCGGCGCCGGAGTTCCTGTTCCAGCACGGCGGCGGCCCGCTGCTGGACATGGGGCCGTACTACCTCACGCAGCTCGTGCAGCTGTTCGGCCCGATCCGCAAGGTGACCGGCGCCGGCGGCCGCGCGCGGGACACGCGCGTGATCGGCTCGGGTCCGCGCGCCGGCACGGAGTTCGCGGTGACCGTGCCGACCACGGTGACCGCGCTCGTCGAGTTCACCCGCGGCGGCAGCGCGCAGATCGTGCTGAGCTTCGATTCCGCCTTGGCGCGCACGGGTTTCGTCGAGGTGTCGGGCGCGCTCGGCACCGCGGTACTGCCGGACCCGAACCGCTTCGACGGCCCGACGAAGCTGCACCTGCTGGGTGCCGCCGAGCCGGAAGCGCTTGCGCCGCAAGGACACGCCGCCTCGCGCGGCACGGGCGCGCTGGAGCTCGCCCGCGCGATCCGGGCCGGGGTGCCGGAACGCGCGTCGGGGGAGCTGGCCTACCACGTGCTCGACGCGATGCTCGCCATCGACGAGTCGATCACACGCGGCCAGTCCGTTGAGGTGGCCAGCACCGTCGAGGTCCCGCCCGCCCTGCCGGGCGGCTGGGACCCCTACGCCCGCACGCTCTAG
- a CDS encoding TetR/AcrR family transcriptional regulator, whose amino-acid sequence MTGGYLKGRIRREDIISAAAVVYGEAGYHGSSLREIAKRVGISHAGLLYYFPTKEALLAAVLERRDAEDSEREQLTVPPGLEVLRHFVALAEHNVRHPGIVDLYSRLAAEAVAPDHPAHEYFVEHYRQARESVIGSFRLLATTGELREGVDPDFAALTFIALMDGLQVQWLTTPGDVDLVGSLRFYLHTLLTVPLED is encoded by the coding sequence GTGACCGGGGGTTACCTGAAGGGCCGGATCCGCCGCGAGGACATCATTTCCGCGGCCGCCGTGGTGTACGGCGAGGCCGGCTACCACGGTTCGTCGCTGCGGGAGATCGCGAAGCGTGTCGGCATCAGCCACGCCGGGCTGTTGTACTACTTCCCCACCAAGGAAGCGCTGCTCGCCGCCGTGCTCGAACGCCGTGACGCCGAGGACTCCGAGCGCGAGCAGCTGACTGTGCCGCCCGGGCTGGAGGTGCTGCGGCACTTCGTCGCGCTGGCCGAGCACAACGTGCGCCACCCGGGCATCGTCGACCTGTACTCGCGGCTGGCGGCCGAGGCCGTGGCGCCCGACCATCCGGCGCACGAGTACTTCGTGGAGCACTACCGGCAGGCGCGCGAAAGCGTGATCGGCTCGTTCCGGCTGCTGGCCACGACGGGCGAGCTTCGCGAGGGCGTGGACCCGGACTTCGCGGCGCTCACGTTCATCGCGCTCATGGACGGGCTGCAGGTCCAATGGCTCACCACCCCCGGCGACGTCGACCTCGTCGGCTCCTTGCGGTTCTACCTGCACACCTTGCTGACCGTGCCCCTCGAGGACTGA
- a CDS encoding MFS transporter produces the protein MTESSPSAGLPRGARVATWSFFALNGFAVGMWVVHIPVVERATGISHTTLGALLLVLGGAAFVGMQVSGPLADRFGHRRVVPAAGVLLGFALFLPGLATSWWALGLSLVVFGFFNGSLDVAMNAQAVVVERAYPRPIMAAFHAMWSIGGALAAVVGAAVLGTGIPTAVTLGATGALCVVASLAAGRLLLDSGRPEPVETGPAPVTPSRTPSRVVWLLGALAFALMLAEGVANDWAALHLQDVLGTSASTAALAYGSFAVAMTVGRFATDRVAALAGPVAVVRYGSALAAVGLATASLSPWVPLALVGWAIFGLGLAGGVPQLFTAAGNLDTRASGALMARVVGLGYVGLLAGPALIGGLTRWMPLNVAFAVPFALCVAAVVAAPVIAPRQVREPAEVG, from the coding sequence ATGACCGAATCGTCCCCGTCTGCAGGGTTGCCGCGCGGTGCGCGCGTCGCGACGTGGAGCTTCTTCGCGCTCAACGGGTTCGCCGTCGGCATGTGGGTGGTCCACATCCCGGTCGTCGAGCGCGCCACGGGCATCTCGCACACCACGCTCGGCGCGCTCCTGCTGGTGCTCGGCGGCGCGGCCTTCGTCGGGATGCAGGTGTCCGGCCCGCTCGCCGACCGCTTCGGCCACCGCCGCGTGGTGCCCGCGGCCGGCGTGCTGCTGGGCTTCGCGCTCTTCCTGCCCGGGCTGGCCACCAGCTGGTGGGCGCTCGGGCTTTCTCTGGTGGTCTTCGGTTTCTTCAACGGCTCCCTCGACGTGGCGATGAACGCCCAGGCCGTGGTCGTCGAACGCGCCTATCCGCGTCCGATCATGGCGGCGTTCCACGCGATGTGGTCGATCGGTGGCGCGCTCGCCGCCGTGGTCGGGGCGGCGGTGCTGGGCACGGGCATTCCCACGGCCGTCACGCTCGGCGCCACCGGCGCGTTGTGCGTCGTCGCTTCGCTGGCCGCGGGTCGGCTCCTGCTCGACTCCGGTCGTCCCGAGCCCGTCGAAACCGGCCCCGCGCCGGTCACACCGAGCCGGACCCCCTCGCGCGTGGTCTGGCTGCTCGGCGCGCTCGCGTTCGCGCTGATGCTCGCCGAGGGCGTCGCGAACGACTGGGCCGCGCTGCACCTGCAGGACGTGCTGGGTACGTCGGCGAGCACCGCCGCGCTCGCGTACGGCTCCTTCGCCGTGGCGATGACCGTCGGCCGCTTCGCCACCGACCGGGTCGCCGCGCTGGCCGGGCCGGTCGCGGTGGTGCGGTACGGCTCGGCGCTCGCGGCCGTCGGCCTCGCCACCGCGTCGCTGTCGCCCTGGGTGCCGCTCGCGCTGGTCGGCTGGGCGATCTTCGGCCTGGGTCTCGCGGGCGGCGTGCCGCAGCTGTTCACCGCGGCCGGCAACCTCGACACGCGGGCGTCGGGTGCGCTGATGGCGCGGGTCGTCGGACTCGGCTACGTCGGGCTGCTCGCCGGCCCCGCCCTCATCGGCGGGCTCACGCGGTGGATGCCGCTGAACGTCGCGTTCGCCGTGCCGTTCGCGCTCTGCGTGGCCGCGGTGGTGGCGGCGCCGGTGATCGCGCCGCGGCAGGTCCGCGAACCGGCCGAAGTCGGCTGA
- a CDS encoding GerMN domain-containing protein has protein sequence MIRRATRSFGYVALVLVALAATACGVQPSGAISGDEAPSGPPSTAPGTPAISSIYLVADGAVVRVQRPGLDQTDSALIDALVQGPTSTEKASGFTTEVPQTALPAAVMISASEVTVQLATDVQALSSLAVSQIVCTLHLRDAPDGSVFTLVGGGNVRSGERCG, from the coding sequence GTGATCCGGCGCGCCACCAGGTCGTTCGGGTACGTGGCACTCGTGCTGGTCGCGCTGGCCGCCACCGCGTGCGGTGTGCAGCCGAGCGGCGCGATCTCCGGCGACGAGGCGCCGAGCGGCCCGCCGTCCACCGCGCCGGGCACGCCGGCGATCAGCTCGATCTACCTCGTGGCCGACGGCGCGGTCGTCCGGGTCCAGCGCCCCGGTCTGGACCAGACCGATTCCGCGCTGATCGACGCGCTGGTACAAGGTCCGACGTCCACAGAGAAGGCGTCCGGCTTCACCACCGAGGTCCCGCAGACCGCCCTGCCGGCCGCCGTGATGATCTCCGCATCGGAAGTCACCGTGCAGCTGGCCACCGACGTGCAGGCGCTGTCTTCCTTGGCCGTGTCGCAGATCGTGTGCACGCTGCACCTGCGTGACGCCCCGGACGGCAGCGTGTTCACGCTCGTCGGCGGGGGCAACGTCCGCAGTGGCGAACGCTGCGGCTGA
- a CDS encoding HAMP domain-containing sensor histidine kinase codes for MTGARFRKLWPGWGLRTRLLLAFVLLSVLTTIAVAGFGYRTARNTILTNTQDNAVRELSSRIQLLYPLPVDQPSEGQLDQVAGEIAGRTGNALVTAGGVSGGDLPASVITDEVKEIVGRGSIAWQRVDVGGETRLLIGTQLRLTTSRSHETVPSGIEVFVLQPLDAESESIATLARSAWLTGTGAVVLALLLALAAARSVLGPVRELRRAAHRLGEGDLDTRLTIHGTDELAEVGKTFNTTAESLQHHVGELERMESDARRFVADVSHELRTPLAAMTAVTEVLESEVAGLPEIAGRAVRLVSQETHNLTRLVNDLIEVTRFDSGSASLALDEVDVAEAIGVTLRARGWVGEVATELPPGVRARLDPRRLDVVVANLVGNALRHGAPPVRLRLSTAEESLIIEVTDEGPGLKEEVLPHVFDRFYKADTARSRSEGSGLGLAIAWENAKLHGGELTAANRPQGGAIFTLRLPLNPGGEA; via the coding sequence GTGACCGGCGCCCGGTTCCGGAAGCTCTGGCCCGGCTGGGGCCTGCGCACGCGGCTGCTGCTCGCGTTCGTGCTGCTGAGCGTGCTCACGACCATCGCCGTCGCCGGGTTCGGGTACCGGACGGCGCGCAACACCATCCTGACGAACACGCAGGACAACGCGGTGCGGGAGCTGAGCAGCCGCATCCAGCTGCTCTACCCGCTGCCCGTGGACCAGCCGTCGGAGGGCCAGCTCGACCAAGTCGCCGGCGAGATCGCCGGACGGACCGGCAACGCGCTCGTGACCGCCGGCGGCGTCTCCGGCGGTGATCTGCCCGCGTCCGTGATCACGGACGAGGTCAAGGAGATCGTCGGGCGGGGCTCGATCGCCTGGCAGCGCGTGGACGTCGGCGGCGAAACCCGGCTGCTGATCGGCACTCAGCTGCGGCTCACGACCAGCAGGTCACACGAGACGGTTCCGTCCGGGATCGAGGTCTTCGTGCTGCAGCCCTTGGACGCCGAGAGCGAGAGCATCGCCACGCTGGCCCGCAGCGCGTGGCTGACCGGCACCGGCGCGGTGGTCCTGGCGCTGCTGCTGGCGCTCGCGGCCGCCCGCAGCGTGCTCGGGCCGGTGCGCGAGCTGCGTCGCGCGGCGCACCGCCTCGGCGAAGGCGACCTGGACACGCGCCTGACCATCCACGGCACCGACGAGCTCGCCGAGGTCGGCAAGACGTTCAACACCACCGCGGAGTCGCTGCAGCACCACGTCGGCGAGCTGGAACGGATGGAGTCGGACGCGCGGCGGTTCGTCGCCGACGTGTCCCACGAGCTGCGCACCCCGCTCGCCGCGATGACCGCGGTCACCGAGGTGCTGGAGTCCGAGGTCGCCGGCCTGCCCGAGATCGCCGGGCGCGCGGTGCGGCTGGTGAGCCAGGAGACCCACAACCTCACGCGGCTGGTCAACGACCTCATCGAGGTCACCCGCTTCGACTCCGGGTCCGCGTCGCTCGCGCTCGACGAGGTGGACGTCGCCGAGGCGATCGGCGTCACCCTGCGCGCCCGCGGCTGGGTCGGCGAGGTGGCCACGGAGCTGCCGCCGGGTGTCCGCGCGCGGCTCGACCCGCGCCGGCTCGACGTGGTCGTCGCGAACCTCGTCGGCAACGCGCTGCGCCACGGAGCGCCGCCCGTCCGGCTGAGGTTGAGCACGGCGGAGGAATCGCTCATCATCGAGGTCACCGACGAGGGCCCGGGGCTGAAAGAGGAGGTGCTCCCCCACGTGTTCGACCGCTTCTACAAGGCCGACACCGCGCGCAGCCGCTCCGAGGGCAGCGGACTCGGGCTCGCGATCGCGTGGGAGAACGCCAAGCTGCACGGCGGCGAGCTCACCGCCGCCAACCGTCCGCAAGGCGGTGCGATCTTCACGCTGCGGCTCCCGCTGAACCCGGGCGGTGAGGCGTGA
- a CDS encoding response regulator transcription factor, giving the protein MPRVLLIEDDQAVRDGLQIALTYQGHTVDAVESGEEGLARLSAGPADVVVLDLMLPGMDGFEVCRRIRATGDLPIIMLTARNDDIDVVAGLEAGADDYVVKPAQPRVLEARIKAVLRRTGGEQRQAGTPKPEVERHGDLTIDRDGLVVSKHGRPVSLAPTEMRLLLELSASPGRVLSRQQLLESVWDQGYLGDSRLVDACVQRLRAKIEDDAAAPVYVQTLRGFGYRFGPL; this is encoded by the coding sequence ATGCCCCGGGTGCTGTTGATCGAAGACGACCAGGCCGTGCGAGACGGCCTGCAGATCGCCCTGACCTACCAGGGTCACACCGTCGACGCGGTGGAAAGCGGCGAGGAAGGGCTCGCGCGGCTGAGCGCGGGCCCGGCCGATGTCGTCGTGCTCGACCTGATGCTGCCCGGGATGGACGGGTTCGAGGTGTGCCGGCGCATCCGCGCGACCGGTGACCTGCCGATCATCATGCTCACCGCGCGCAACGACGACATCGACGTGGTCGCCGGGCTCGAGGCCGGGGCCGACGACTACGTGGTGAAGCCCGCCCAGCCGCGCGTGCTCGAGGCCCGGATCAAGGCCGTGCTGCGGCGCACCGGCGGCGAGCAGCGCCAGGCGGGCACGCCGAAACCCGAGGTCGAGCGCCACGGCGACCTCACCATCGACCGCGACGGGCTCGTCGTGAGCAAGCACGGCCGGCCTGTCAGCCTCGCGCCCACGGAGATGCGGCTGCTGCTGGAGCTGTCCGCGTCGCCGGGCCGGGTGCTCAGCCGCCAGCAGCTGCTGGAATCCGTGTGGGACCAGGGTTACCTCGGTGATTCGCGGCTCGTCGACGCGTGCGTGCAGCGGCTGCGCGCGAAGATCGAGGACGACGCCGCGGCCCCGGTGTACGTGCAGACCCTGCGCGGTTTCGGGTACCGCTTCGGGCCGCTGTGA
- a CDS encoding D-alanyl-D-alanine carboxypeptidase — MTELLRSRAYAVATRLVAVLLLPVAFVRSPHHARRLACQWALALRYPAEDLAGLTAAAREAFVAARTDAFWRDGQLIGLTSGHRDAARQHAMFTAEVRRTGSAWAARRLVLPPEQSAHVGGFALDVRPTEGAQWLERHGAAYHLHRRYDNEWWHFEYHADTLPIRLPHPGAAVLVRTAG; from the coding sequence ATGACCGAACTGCTCCGCTCCCGTGCCTACGCCGTGGCTACCCGGTTGGTGGCCGTGCTGCTGCTGCCGGTGGCTTTCGTGCGTTCGCCCCACCACGCCCGCCGGCTCGCCTGCCAGTGGGCGCTCGCGCTGCGCTACCCGGCGGAGGACCTCGCGGGCCTCACGGCCGCGGCGCGCGAGGCGTTCGTGGCGGCGCGCACCGACGCGTTCTGGCGCGACGGGCAGCTGATCGGCCTCACCTCCGGCCACCGCGACGCCGCCCGGCAGCACGCGATGTTCACCGCCGAGGTCCGGCGCACGGGTTCCGCGTGGGCGGCCCGCCGGCTCGTGCTGCCGCCCGAGCAGTCGGCCCACGTCGGCGGCTTCGCGCTCGACGTGCGGCCCACGGAAGGCGCGCAGTGGCTGGAACGCCACGGCGCGGCGTACCACCTGCACCGCCGCTACGACAACGAGTGGTGGCACTTCGAGTACCACGCCGACACGCTGCCGATCCGCCTGCCGCACCCGGGCGCGGCCGTATTGGTCAGAACCGCCGGGTGA
- a CDS encoding emopamil-binding family protein yields the protein MNLPLRRRGIDIFFAIVFAAFTITSLISDLLPTVGVDFSGPSDNFFVNSNYWYAHDADILFMHPPDWMRIVTGLSAFVYMPFYVVLVVCLLAGKNWIQLFAVIYATMIVTLTGVVVFGVEFFGDPAMRTGNPVKFLAFNIWYVLVPLLLLIRMRKPMPFTRRF from the coding sequence ATGAACCTGCCGCTGCGCCGACGCGGGATCGACATCTTCTTCGCGATCGTGTTCGCCGCGTTCACGATCACCTCGCTCATCAGCGACCTGCTGCCGACCGTGGGCGTCGACTTCTCGGGCCCGTCGGACAACTTCTTCGTGAACTCCAACTACTGGTACGCCCACGACGCCGACATCCTCTTCATGCACCCGCCGGACTGGATGCGGATCGTCACGGGGCTCTCGGCGTTCGTGTACATGCCGTTCTACGTCGTGCTCGTCGTGTGCCTGCTCGCCGGCAAGAACTGGATCCAGCTGTTCGCCGTGATCTACGCGACGATGATCGTCACGCTCACCGGCGTCGTCGTGTTCGGTGTGGAGTTCTTCGGCGACCCGGCGATGCGCACGGGCAACCCGGTCAAGTTCCTGGCCTTCAACATCTGGTACGTGCTCGTGCCCCTGCTCCTGCTGATCCGCATGCGCAAGCCGATGCCGTTCACCCGGCGGTTCTGA
- a CDS encoding DUF1295 domain-containing protein: MNAFQVCLCVFAGVCALCWVLSVITREYSWVDRIWSLVPVAYVAIFAAFAGFADARLDVMFVLVLLWGLRLTFNFARKGGYARGGEDYRWVVLRGKMAPWQFQVFNFFFITIYQNAILLLIALPAWTVLEYRSPFGVGDVIVAVIFVACLAGETVADQQQWNFHQWKKREQDAGRVPSPRFLQSGLFRFSRHPNFFFEQAQWWLVFVFGAVAFGGIPWTIAGAVLLTLLFVGSTIFTETITRGRYPEYAEYQQRTSAVVPWIPRSRVPVG; this comes from the coding sequence ATGAACGCGTTCCAGGTCTGCCTCTGCGTCTTCGCGGGCGTCTGCGCCCTGTGCTGGGTGCTCTCGGTGATCACGCGCGAGTACTCGTGGGTGGACCGGATCTGGTCCCTGGTGCCCGTGGCGTACGTCGCGATCTTCGCCGCCTTCGCAGGCTTCGCCGACGCGCGCCTCGACGTGATGTTCGTCTTGGTGCTTCTCTGGGGTTTGCGCCTCACCTTCAACTTCGCCCGCAAGGGCGGCTACGCCCGCGGCGGCGAGGACTACCGCTGGGTGGTGCTGCGCGGGAAGATGGCGCCCTGGCAGTTTCAGGTCTTCAACTTCTTCTTCATCACGATCTACCAGAACGCCATTCTGCTGCTGATCGCGCTGCCGGCGTGGACGGTTTTGGAGTATCGGTCGCCGTTCGGTGTGGGTGATGTGATCGTGGCGGTGATCTTCGTCGCGTGCCTGGCGGGGGAGACGGTCGCGGATCAGCAGCAGTGGAACTTCCACCAGTGGAAGAAGCGCGAGCAGGACGCCGGGCGGGTGCCTTCGCCGCGATTCCTGCAGAGTGGTCTGTTCCGCTTCTCGCGGCACCCGAACTTCTTCTTCGAGCAGGCCCAGTGGTGGCTGGTGTTCGTGTTCGGCGCCGTGGCCTTCGGCGGAATCCCCTGGACGATCGCGGGCGCGGTCCTGCTGACGCTGCTGTTCGTGGGATCGACGATCTTCACGGAGACCATCACGCGGGGGCGGTACCCGGAGTACGCGGAATATCAGCAGCGGACTTCGGCTGTTGTGCCGTGGATTCCTCGGAGCCGGGTTCCGGTGGGCTGA